Proteins found in one Thalassomonas actiniarum genomic segment:
- the sdhA gene encoding succinate dehydrogenase flavoprotein subunit, protein MNVPVREFDAIVIGAGGAGMRAALAISESGQSCALISKVFPTRSHTVSAQGGITVALGNAHEDHWEQHMYDTVKGSDYIGDQDAIEYMCKTGPEAIIELENMGLPFSRFENGKVYQRPFGGQSKNFGGEQAARTAAAADRTGHALLHCLYQQNVKNKTNVFSEWYALDLVKNSDGAIVGTTAICMETGEVVYFKARATVLATGGAGRIFASTTNAHINTGDGVGMSLRAGVQMQDMEMWQFHPTGIAGAGVLVTEGCRGEGGYLLNKDGERFMERYAPNAKDLAGRDVVARSMMTEIREGRGCDGPWGPHIKLKLDHLGRETLNQRLPGVCDLSKTFAHVDPAEEPIPVIPTCHYQMGGVPTNVNGQAIHVGADGEEKVVEGLFAVGEIACVSVHGANRLGGNSLLDLVVFGRAAGQFLGTYLNDTEFGKEASASDLEASLARTNRWENSEKGEDPVQIRKDLQQCMQLNFSVFREGEAMAQGMKELTEIRERLQHARLDDKSSEFNTQRIECLELDNLMETAFCSAKAANFRTESRGAHARQDFTERDDENWLCHSIYTPETEEMSKRSVNMTPIHRDAFPPKARVY, encoded by the coding sequence GTGAACGTTCCAGTTCGTGAGTTTGACGCCATTGTCATTGGCGCAGGTGGTGCGGGTATGCGCGCTGCTTTAGCAATTTCTGAATCAGGCCAGTCTTGTGCCCTGATCTCAAAAGTATTTCCAACCCGTTCTCATACGGTATCTGCCCAGGGTGGTATCACGGTTGCGTTAGGTAACGCCCATGAAGATCACTGGGAACAGCATATGTACGACACCGTTAAAGGTTCCGATTACATCGGTGACCAGGACGCAATCGAATACATGTGTAAAACCGGCCCTGAAGCTATTATTGAATTAGAAAACATGGGCTTACCTTTTTCTCGTTTTGAAAACGGTAAAGTGTACCAACGTCCTTTCGGTGGTCAGTCTAAAAACTTCGGTGGTGAGCAGGCGGCCCGTACCGCAGCCGCGGCCGACCGTACCGGCCATGCCTTGTTGCATTGCTTGTACCAGCAAAATGTTAAAAACAAAACCAACGTTTTCAGCGAATGGTATGCCCTGGATTTAGTGAAGAACAGTGACGGCGCCATCGTCGGTACTACCGCTATCTGCATGGAAACCGGTGAAGTGGTTTACTTTAAAGCCCGTGCCACGGTATTAGCTACCGGTGGTGCAGGTCGTATTTTCGCTTCTACTACCAATGCCCACATCAATACCGGTGACGGTGTTGGTATGTCACTGCGTGCCGGCGTGCAAATGCAGGACATGGAAATGTGGCAGTTCCACCCGACGGGTATCGCCGGAGCCGGTGTACTGGTGACCGAAGGTTGCCGTGGTGAAGGTGGTTACTTACTCAATAAAGACGGCGAGCGCTTTATGGAGCGTTATGCGCCGAATGCCAAAGATTTGGCCGGTCGTGACGTTGTTGCCCGTTCTATGATGACGGAAATCCGTGAAGGTCGTGGTTGTGACGGTCCTTGGGGTCCTCATATCAAATTGAAACTGGATCACTTAGGTCGTGAAACGTTAAACCAACGTTTACCAGGCGTTTGTGACTTATCTAAGACCTTTGCCCACGTAGATCCTGCGGAAGAGCCTATCCCGGTTATTCCTACCTGTCATTACCAGATGGGGGGTGTGCCCACCAATGTTAACGGTCAGGCGATCCATGTTGGCGCTGACGGTGAAGAAAAAGTTGTTGAAGGTTTATTTGCCGTCGGTGAAATTGCCTGTGTATCTGTACACGGCGCCAACCGCTTAGGCGGTAACTCCTTACTTGACTTAGTGGTCTTTGGCCGCGCTGCCGGTCAGTTCTTAGGTACGTACCTGAACGACACTGAATTTGGTAAAGAAGCGTCTGCCTCTGATTTAGAAGCGAGCTTAGCGCGTACTAACCGCTGGGAGAACTCAGAGAAAGGTGAAGATCCGGTACAAATCCGTAAAGACCTGCAACAATGCATGCAGCTGAACTTCTCGGTATTCCGTGAAGGTGAAGCCATGGCGCAGGGCATGAAAGAGTTGACGGAAATCCGTGAACGCTTACAACACGCACGTTTAGACGACAAGTCCAGCGAGTTCAATACCCAGCGCATCGAGTGTCTGGAACTGGATAACCTGATGGAAACTGCTTTCTGTTCTGCTAAAGCGGCAAACTTCCGTACCGAAAGCCGTGGCGCCCATGCCCGTCAGGATTTCACTGAACGTGATGATGAAAACTGGTTGTGTCATTCGATTTATACCCCGGAAACTGAAGAAATGTCGAAACGCTCAGTTAATATGACGCCAATTCACCGTGATGCTTTCCCACCGAAAGCGCGTGTTTATTAA
- the sdhD gene encoding succinate dehydrogenase, hydrophobic membrane anchor protein — MVNNAATVGRSGVHDFILLRASALILACYVLFMAGFFVITPQVTFEIWHGLFSSLAMKVFTLLAIIAVLVHAWIGTWQVLSDYIKGAFLRGALQFIFTVTLLVYFAAGFLTVWGV; from the coding sequence ATGGTAAATAATGCCGCAACAGTAGGCCGCAGTGGCGTACATGATTTTATTTTATTAAGAGCCAGTGCGTTAATTCTGGCTTGTTATGTCCTGTTTATGGCGGGATTTTTCGTTATTACTCCACAAGTCACCTTTGAAATCTGGCACGGTTTATTCTCCAGTCTTGCCATGAAGGTATTTACCTTATTGGCCATTATCGCGGTACTGGTCCATGCCTGGATCGGTACCTGGCAGGTATTGTCGGATTATATTAAAGGCGCGTTTTTACGCGGTGCTTTGCAATTTATCTTTACTGTTACCTTGCTGGTTTATTTCGCAGCAGGCTTCTTAACTGTGTGGGGTGTGTAA
- the sdhC gene encoding succinate dehydrogenase, cytochrome b556 subunit: MKKQRPVNLDLTTIKMHSAAHASILHRISGVIMVFAIGILLWTLSTSLSSAEGFAQIKSLLDGFFFKFIILGICAALIYHLLAGVRHLFMDLGHFEELASGNATAKFVIALWLVLTAVVGVWLW; encoded by the coding sequence GTGAAAAAACAACGTCCTGTAAACCTTGATCTAACTACAATAAAGATGCATTCAGCAGCTCATGCCTCTATATTGCACCGTATCTCCGGTGTGATTATGGTTTTTGCTATTGGTATTTTATTGTGGACCCTTTCTACCTCCTTATCGTCTGCAGAAGGTTTTGCGCAAATCAAATCCCTGCTTGATGGCTTTTTCTTTAAATTTATCATTTTAGGCATCTGTGCCGCGCTGATTTATCATTTATTAGCGGGTGTGCGCCATTTATTTATGGATTTAGGTCATTTTGAAGAATTAGCTTCCGGTAATGCCACTGCAAAATTTGTTATTGCGCTTTGGCTGGTGCTTACCGCAGTTGTAGGAGTTTGGTTATGGTAA